Proteins from one Ananas comosus cultivar F153 linkage group 5, ASM154086v1, whole genome shotgun sequence genomic window:
- the LOC109709842 gene encoding serine/threonine-protein kinase SAPK7-like isoform X1 has protein sequence MEKYEPVRGIGSGHFSFAKLMRHRETRELVAVKCIDRGHRIDENVFREIINHRSLRHPNIIRFKEVVLTPTHLAIVMEYAAGGELFERICDAGRFHEDEARYFFQQLISGVSYFHFMQICHRDLKLENTLLDGSPAPRVKICDFGYSKSSLLQSMAKSAVGTPAYIAPEVLFGRGEYDGKQADVWSCGVTLYVMLVGAYPFEDPKDPKNFRKTVNRINQAQYKIPDHVHISLDCRHLISRIFVANPRKRATIREIKTHPWFLRNLPRELKEEAQAVYYRRDGAAPAYSLQSIQEISRIVQEARALSRPSRPLREYGWNEINSDDEEKFESDNDNDDEEEDHDEDEYDKTVRAVHASGEFDMSDLYI, from the exons ATGGAGAAGTACGAGCCCGTTCGCGGCATCGGATCCGGCCACTTCAGCTTCGCGAAGCTGATGCGGCACCGCGAGACACGGGAGCTCGTCGCCGTGAAGTGCATCGACCGCGGCCACCGG ATCGATGAGAACGTGTTTAGGGAGATCATTAACCACCGATCGCTTCGGCACCCAAATATCATTCGATTCAAGGAG gtgGTGTTAACACCAACGCACTTAGCGATCGTGATGGAGTACGCAGCAGGCGGAGAGCTTTTTGAACGGATTTGTGATGCGGGAAGGTTCCACGAAGACGag GCGAGGTATTTTTTCCAGCAGCTCATCTCCGGGGTTAGCTATTTTCACTTtatg CAAATTTGTCATCGGGATTTGAAGTTGGAGAACACTCTTTTAGACGGGAGCCCTGCACCGAGGGTTAAGATATGTGATTTTGGTTATTCAAAG TCATCCTTGTTGCAATCAATGGCCAAGTCGGCAGTCGGGACGCCGGCATACATCGCACCGGAAGTGCTCTTTGGGCGGGGGGAGTACGACGGCAAG CAAGCAGATGTATGGTCGTGTGGAGTAACTCTCTACGTGATGCTGGTGGGAGCCTACCCATTTGAGGACCCCAAAGACCCCAAGAATTTTCGCAAGACCGTCAAT AGAATAAATCAAGCTCAATACAAAATACCGGATCATGTGCACATATCCCTGGATTGCAGGCACCTCATCTCTCGCATTTTCGTGGCAAATCCACGCAAG AGGGCAACAATAAGGGAGATAAAGACCCACCCTTGGTTCCTGAGGAACCTGCCAAGGGAGCTGAAGGAAGAAGCACAAGCAGTTTACTACCGGAGGGACGGCGCCGCCCCGGCGTACTCCCTGCAAAGCATCCAAGAGATCTCGCGGATCGTCCAAGAAGCACGGGCTCTGTCGAGGCCGTCGCGGCCCCTTCGAGAATACGGGTGGAACGAAATCAACTCCGATGATGAAGAAAAGTTCGAAAGCGACAACGACAACGAtgacgaagaagaagatcatgATGAAGATGAGTATGATAAAACTGTTAGAGCAGTTCATGCAAGTGGAGAATTTGACATGAGTGATCTCTATATATGA
- the LOC109709842 gene encoding serine/threonine-protein kinase SAPK4-like isoform X2: MEKYEPVRGIGSGHFSFAKLMRHRETRELVAVKCIDRGHRIDENVFREIINHRSLRHPNIIRFKEVVLTPTHLAIVMEYAAGGELFERICDAGRFHEDEARYFFQQLISGVSYFHFMQICHRDLKLENTLLDGSPAPRVKICDFGYSKSSLLQSMAKSAVGTPAYIAPEVLFGRGEYDGKRINQAQYKIPDHVHISLDCRHLISRIFVANPRKRATIREIKTHPWFLRNLPRELKEEAQAVYYRRDGAAPAYSLQSIQEISRIVQEARALSRPSRPLREYGWNEINSDDEEKFESDNDNDDEEEDHDEDEYDKTVRAVHASGEFDMSDLYI, from the exons ATGGAGAAGTACGAGCCCGTTCGCGGCATCGGATCCGGCCACTTCAGCTTCGCGAAGCTGATGCGGCACCGCGAGACACGGGAGCTCGTCGCCGTGAAGTGCATCGACCGCGGCCACCGG ATCGATGAGAACGTGTTTAGGGAGATCATTAACCACCGATCGCTTCGGCACCCAAATATCATTCGATTCAAGGAG gtgGTGTTAACACCAACGCACTTAGCGATCGTGATGGAGTACGCAGCAGGCGGAGAGCTTTTTGAACGGATTTGTGATGCGGGAAGGTTCCACGAAGACGag GCGAGGTATTTTTTCCAGCAGCTCATCTCCGGGGTTAGCTATTTTCACTTtatg CAAATTTGTCATCGGGATTTGAAGTTGGAGAACACTCTTTTAGACGGGAGCCCTGCACCGAGGGTTAAGATATGTGATTTTGGTTATTCAAAG TCATCCTTGTTGCAATCAATGGCCAAGTCGGCAGTCGGGACGCCGGCATACATCGCACCGGAAGTGCTCTTTGGGCGGGGGGAGTACGACGGCAAG AGAATAAATCAAGCTCAATACAAAATACCGGATCATGTGCACATATCCCTGGATTGCAGGCACCTCATCTCTCGCATTTTCGTGGCAAATCCACGCAAG AGGGCAACAATAAGGGAGATAAAGACCCACCCTTGGTTCCTGAGGAACCTGCCAAGGGAGCTGAAGGAAGAAGCACAAGCAGTTTACTACCGGAGGGACGGCGCCGCCCCGGCGTACTCCCTGCAAAGCATCCAAGAGATCTCGCGGATCGTCCAAGAAGCACGGGCTCTGTCGAGGCCGTCGCGGCCCCTTCGAGAATACGGGTGGAACGAAATCAACTCCGATGATGAAGAAAAGTTCGAAAGCGACAACGACAACGAtgacgaagaagaagatcatgATGAAGATGAGTATGATAAAACTGTTAGAGCAGTTCATGCAAGTGGAGAATTTGACATGAGTGATCTCTATATATGA
- the LOC109710908 gene encoding photosystem II 22 kDa protein, chloroplastic translates to MAQSMLLSSLSGHPLASKRDPLLQSLRPTPFSHLIFSQTPRKELSPSSSSSFTPTLAVFKSKAKAPPKKLEKDAKAKVEDGIFGTSGGIGFTKQNELFVGRVAMIGFAASLLGEAITGKGILAQLNLETGIPIYEAEPLLLFFILFTLLGAIGALGDRGQFVDETAGLEKAVIPPGKGFKSALGLKEGGPLFGFTKANELFVGRLAQLGIAFSLIGEIITGKGALAQLNIETGVPINEIEPLLLFNIAFFFFAAINPGTGKFITDEEEA, encoded by the exons ATGGCTCAATCCATGCTCCTCTCTAGCCTCAGTGGCCACCCCTTGGCCTCTAAGAGAGACCCATTGCTCCAATCTCTTCGCCCGACACCGTTCTCTCATCTTATTTTCTCGCAAACCCCTCGCAAGGAACtttcgccttcttcttcttcttcgtttaCTCCGACTCTTGCGGTTTTCAAGTCGAAAGCTAAAGCGCCGCCTAAGAAG TTAGAGAAGGATGCCAAGGCTAAGGTTGAAGATGGTATTTTCGGCACCTCCGGCGGGATCGGCTTCACGAAGCAGAACGAGCTCTTTGTTGGTCGAGTCGCGATGATTGGGTTCGCA GCATCTCTACTGGGAGAGGCAATCACAGGCAAAGGGATTCTGGCACAGCTAAACCTTGAAACCGGGATCCCGATATACGAGGCGGAGccgctcctcctcttcttcatcctcttcaCCCTCCTCGGCGCGATAGGCGCCCTCGGCGACCGCGGGCAGTTCGTCGACGAGACTGCAGGGCTCGAGAAGGCAGTCATTCCTCCCGGAAAGGGGTTCAAATCCGCATTAGGGTTAAAAGAAGGGG GTCCTCTTTTTGGATTTACGAAGGCGAACGAGCTGTTCGTTGGGAGGTTAGCGCAACTCGGTATCGCGTTCTCCCTAATCGGCGAGATCATCACGGGGAAGGGAGCTCTAGCACAGCTCAACATCGAGACGGGCGTGCCGATCAACGAGATCGAGCCGCTTTTGTTGTTCAAcatcgccttcttcttcttcgcggCGATCAATCCGGGTACCGGAAAATTCATCACGGATGAGGAGGAGGCTTGA